TCGTGTTTGCCATCGTGAGGAATCGTCTCTGTCACCGTCGTGCCTCCATGCCCGCGCCGGACTTGCCTGCCGGAGACGAGCTCGATGAAGCTCCACTGGCAGCAGTCACATTCAGTAGCAAGTGCCGACGGACCCGCCGCTTTAGCTTGACGATTGATGTTCGACCAAGCAGGCACCCGCCTCTTCGCTAGCATGGCACATGCCATGTTTGAAAGGCAAGCGTCGACGACACACCAGCAGCACGCCTACGCGATCAGTCGACAAACACCGGTGTCCTAATGTGCTACGGATGAGGCGACACGCTTGGCAGGGACGGCAATGAGTGCACGCAGGAGTCCCGACCGTCCCACCACCGGCCGCCGCGAACGCGGTGACCGCACTCGTGAACGCCTCATCGACGAGACGGTCCGCTGCATCCGCGAAGAAGGATTTTCAGCGGCGAGCGCACGTCACATCATCGAACGCGCCGGTGTGACATGGGGCGTCATTCAGCATCACTTCGGCGACCGCGACGGCTTGCTGATCGCAGTCATCGACGACGCCGTCGATCGCCTGGTCGCCTCTCTCGAAGCGTTGTCCGACCCCGACCAGCCGATCGACACCAGCGACTTGGTGCGCGGCGCCTGGGAAGCATTCGCCAACCCCAAAGCAATGGCCGGTCTCGAGATCCTCATATCCACCAAAGAGCTGCGTTCTGGCCTCGACAGCCGACACATGGAGCGACTGGGTGCGGCCCTCGCGAGTGTGACCCAACGGCTGGAAACCAGTCATGGCGGCCAGAACGCCGCGGCACTGGGCATGCTGCTGTGGACGACGCCGGTCGCGATGATGATCGCCGAAATGTTCGCCACACTGCCACTCGAAGTCGGTGAAGCCCAACAGGCAATCATCGACCTGATCAACCGGCAA
This is a stretch of genomic DNA from Mycobacterium sp. ELW1. It encodes these proteins:
- a CDS encoding TetR/AcrR family transcriptional regulator, encoding MSARRSPDRPTTGRRERGDRTRERLIDETVRCIREEGFSAASARHIIERAGVTWGVIQHHFGDRDGLLIAVIDDAVDRLVASLEALSDPDQPIDTSDLVRGAWEAFANPKAMAGLEILISTKELRSGLDSRHMERLGAALASVTQRLETSHGGQNAAALGMLLWTTPVAMMIAEMFATLPLEVGEAQQAIIDLINRQP